Below is a genomic region from Laspinema palackyanum D2c.
GACCCCACCCAAGGCATAAATATCCTCAGTGGTTTCCTGTTCCATGATGTCGATCGCATCATCGATGGTGATGACGCCGACTAAGCGTTGCTCGCGATCGACTACGGGGATCGCTAGGAAATCATAGCGTTGAATCAGGCGCGAGACTTCCTCGCCGTCGGTATCTGTATGGACAAATACCACATCCCGAGTCATAATTTCACTAATTTTTTCCTCGGGGGAACTAATCACCAAGTCACGCAGGGAAACGATTCCGGTTAACCGGCGTTCGCTATCCATGACGTAGAGGTAATAAATAATTTCCGCTACTGGCGACAGGGTGCGAATCCGTTCCAGGGTTTGGGCAACGCTCATATTTTCCCGGACGGAAATATATTCCGGGGTCATGATTCTCCCGGCGGTTCCCGATTCATAGCCCATCAGCAGGGCGGTGGACTGCCATTCTGTGGGAGACAGTTGTGCCCGCAATCGGCGCACGACTTTTGAGGGCAACTCATCCAGCAGTCGGGCGCGATCGTCCGGGGACATATTGCCAATGATATCCAGAACGTCCTGGCGCTTGAAGTCTTCTAAAAGCACCTGTTGGACGCTGGTATCGAGATGTTCGTAAACTTCCGTTGCTTCCTGTTTGGACAACAAGCGAAAGGCGATCGCCTGCATCGCTTCAGGCATTCCTTCGATCGCTTCGGCGATATCCACAGGTTGAACCGGGACTAAAATCGCTTTAGCTCCCTGGAGGTCCCCATTTTTGAGGAGGGCTTCCAGTTGCGATCGCACTAAGTCAGGTATTTCTCTCCGCGACAGGGTCCCGAGAGGAGAGGATATCGGTTGAGGTTCAGTCACGTTTAACTCCCTGGATCCAGTCCGATCACTATTCTATACAATTTGAGGGGACGCCAAGCCGTCACCCCCGGCAAAACAGGGCAAATTGAAGGGGATCTCTCCAGTGGTTTCCCAGTCACGCCGCACCTCCCAAAAGCTGCTGTGCCACCGTTAAATAAATTAGCACCCCTAGGACATCCACAGCGGTGGTAATAAAGGGCGCTGACATTAAGGCTGGGTCAAATCCCACCCGATAGAATAAAAACGGCAGGGCAGATCCGGCGAAGGAGGCGAGGATGGTAATTGCCAGCAAACTCACGCCAACCGAGATAGCAACCAGCAGATTTCCCGCCAAGAAATAAGCCCAAACGGTGACGGCAATGGACAGCATGATCCCTAAGAGTCCCCCGGCGATCGTCTCCCGTCCGATCGTCCTCCAGGCTTTTCCTACCCGAATCGCATTGATATTTAATCCGCGAATTACCACGGTGGAGGACTGTGCACCCACGTTCCCCCCCGTATCAATGAGTAAGGGAATAAAAGCCGCAAGAGCAACAACTTGTTCGAGAATCTCTTCTCGGGACCGAATCACTGCCGAGGTGGCGGTATTGGTAATTAATAAAATCAACAACCAAACTACACGCTTGCGTGCCACGGTGAATATATTGGTTTGAAAATAGTTTTCTCCCCCGCTTTCCACCCCACCGAGGGCATAAATATCTTCCGTGGTTTCAGCTTCCACCACATCCATGACATCATCCACGGTGATAATGCCCACAAGACGCTGTTCGCTATCAACAACAGGTAAGGCTAGAAAATCATAGCGCTGAATTAATCGTGCGGCTTCTTCGCGATCGGTTTCCGTGGAAACAAAGACGGGTTCTCGCCGGGTAATTTCTGATAACCGTTGTTCCGGTTCTGAGACAACTAAATCCCGCAGAGAAATCGTGCCGATTAAGTGCCGATAGGCATCGGTGACGTAAAGATAATAAATGATTTCGCTGACATTGGCTAAGTTCCTAATTCGGTCTAAGGCATTTTTGATGGTCATGTTTTCTTTGACCGCAATATATTCCGGGGTCATCATTCTCCCGGCGCTATCCGGGGGATAGCCTAACAGCAAAGAGGTGGTTTGGCGTTCTTCAGGACTGAGTTGTTCGAGGATGCGCTTGACCACTTTAGCTGGCAATTCATCAAACAACCGGGCGCGGTCATCTGGGGACATTTTATCGACAATATCCAGAACATCCTGGCGTTTAAATTCTTCGATTAAGGCATATTGAATACTAGAGTCCAGATATTCATAAACCTCGATCGCCTCTTCTTTGGATAACAAACGAAAGGCGATCGCCTGCATGGTTTGCGGTAATCCTTCAATCGCTTCGGCGATATCTGCCGGTTGGACTGGAACCAGTAAGGCTTTTGCTCCGGGTAGGTTATTTTGTTCGAGTAACGCTTGCAATTGCGATCGCACGAGTTGGCGCAATGCGTCTCGCGTTGTCGGCTGGACGGATGGCAATTCAGTATTATTATCGTTCATGCTCCACTCTCTAATCGGTTCTATATTTCCGAGTGTGGTTGGGCGGTTTTTCCCCAATCGATAGAGTCTAATGCAGGCGAAATCAGGCAACAGAATCTCTAGGTTTGTTGCGATCTTTGTTGCAAAATTCCCATTCAGAAGAGTCCCCAGCGCATCCAGTTCGCGATTGACCAACGGTTTATTTCCATAGGCGATCGCGACCCAAAACGCTAACCGAAATCAGCAGCAGGGACTTTAAATTTGCATTGGGGATTGGGTTAGGCTAACTAACAGTTAGCCTAACCTTCACCCTTCGTTTAAATCATCAAGCTTTCGGTGATTCATGGTTCATCTCCATTCCTAGCATGACCGCCCTCTTCCCCGGGGGTCACGAGATGAACTATGAAAACTCCCAGATGGAGTCACCCTAGGTCATTTCACTGACTAAACCGCCCGGTTGTGGGGAAACGGTCGAGGTTCGTCTAAAGGCTCGTCAGCCATTGAGTCTGCCTGAGTAATCGTTGCAATACAACTACTACCAGAGCTTTCCACTTGAGTATTCCTTACTTGTTTAAGTTGCGTTTAAGACCGGGAAGTTCAGAGGAGTCTGAAAGCCCTTTTTCCTTATAGCACTCTTCAGAAAACAGGTCAAGCTTTTTTTTGATTTTTTTTACGCGACAGGTTTTCCACTGTTCCCATCGGCTCAGAAGTTGGGTGAAGATTGCCCAGACTTCTGAGCGTTTCCTCAAGTCGAAAACTCCCCCCTGAAAATCCCTCTATCCCGGTTTACAGGGGTAAATTTTATAGAAAAATTGCTCTTTTTCTGAGCAGTTTATCGGGCAATATTCTAGGTTTTTACCACCAAAACCGGAACGAGACTCCCCGCTAAAACCCCTTGAGAAACTACTCCCCCAGTCGCCCCTTCTCCCTCTGGATTATGGCGTTTCCCGACAATAATCGCCGTGACGGGATGAGCTTGCGATCGGGCCAAAATTATCTCCACCACTGCACCCTTTTCGGTTATAAACTGATGGCGAATATCCGCTAAAACTGTTTGAGTCATCTCCTGAATTGCTTTAATTTCCGATAAATTTTCCTCCTGCACTACATACAAAACGATCGCCTCTCCATGACTACGCCGAGCTAACTCTGCCGTTTGTTTCAACACGGCCAATGCCCGAGGGGAACTATCCACCGCTGCCAAAAACAGCGTTCGAGTATCAACGGTCACTTTGGTTGGGTCTACTTCTCCTTTTTGTAGTAATTTTGGAGCAAAAGTTGGAATCCCCCAAGCCCCCAAAGGAGCCGTTACTAAAATTGAAAGGGCAGCAATGGCTAAAATAATTTCTCCCCCTTCAATGTTGTAAGCTAACGGTAACGCACCCAAGGCGGCCTGCACTGTTGCTTTCGCCGAATTTCCCGGTAATAGAAACAGTTTTTCTTGCCAATTCCAATTACTTCCGGCGGTAGAAAGTGTCCAGCCAATGGTGCGTCCGATTAATAAACCCACCGCTAAAATAGTCAAGCCCGGTAAGAACATCTCTCCCAAAACCTGGAGTT
It encodes:
- the mgtE gene encoding magnesium transporter — translated: MTEPQPISSPLGTLSRREIPDLVRSQLEALLKNGDLQGAKAILVPVQPVDIAEAIEGMPEAMQAIAFRLLSKQEATEVYEHLDTSVQQVLLEDFKRQDVLDIIGNMSPDDRARLLDELPSKVVRRLRAQLSPTEWQSTALLMGYESGTAGRIMTPEYISVRENMSVAQTLERIRTLSPVAEIIYYLYVMDSERRLTGIVSLRDLVISSPEEKISEIMTRDVVFVHTDTDGEEVSRLIQRYDFLAIPVVDREQRLVGVITIDDAIDIMEQETTEDIYALGGVQTDGDNYFEMSLWTVARRRVVWLFVLLLTNTVTGSIINSQQDLLQQVVVLTAFIPLLTGTGGNVGAQSSTVVIRGMNTDEIRLLGPLKVVFREGIAGALLGTILGTLATIWAYFLLQVNLQVAFCVGISLIAISILASVSGSALPFLFRAIKLDPALMSAPFITTAVDVLGVLIYFNIAKLFLGL
- the mgtE gene encoding magnesium transporter, with product MNDNNTELPSVQPTTRDALRQLVRSQLQALLEQNNLPGAKALLVPVQPADIAEAIEGLPQTMQAIAFRLLSKEEAIEVYEYLDSSIQYALIEEFKRQDVLDIVDKMSPDDRARLFDELPAKVVKRILEQLSPEERQTTSLLLGYPPDSAGRMMTPEYIAVKENMTIKNALDRIRNLANVSEIIYYLYVTDAYRHLIGTISLRDLVVSEPEQRLSEITRREPVFVSTETDREEAARLIQRYDFLALPVVDSEQRLVGIITVDDVMDVVEAETTEDIYALGGVESGGENYFQTNIFTVARKRVVWLLILLITNTATSAVIRSREEILEQVVALAAFIPLLIDTGGNVGAQSSTVVIRGLNINAIRVGKAWRTIGRETIAGGLLGIMLSIAVTVWAYFLAGNLLVAISVGVSLLAITILASFAGSALPFLFYRVGFDPALMSAPFITTAVDVLGVLIYLTVAQQLLGGAA